A genomic stretch from Setaria viridis chromosome 1, Setaria_viridis_v4.0, whole genome shotgun sequence includes:
- the LOC117841716 gene encoding 3-oxoacyl-[acyl-carrier-protein] synthase, mitochondrial, which produces MSCLRRARHLRLRRSLSSSSVAGAAALPPPRASAGRRVVVTGLGTVTPLGRGVGATWDRLVAGRCAVRALAAEDLRLQGETAGRTLEQLPSRVVAAVPRGKGDDEFDEEAWTKDKSISGFISYALCAADEALRDANWLPSEDEKKERTGVSIGGGIGSISDILDASQMIIENRLRRLSPYFIPKILINMASGHVSIRYGFQGPNHAAVTACATGAHSIGDATRMIQFGDADVMVVGGTESSIDALSIAGFSRLRALSTKYNSSPCSASRPFDCGRDGFVIGEGCGVMVLEALDHAKERGAKIYAEIRGYGMSGDAHHITQPQHDGRGAILAMKRALDQSGLSANEIDYVNAHATSTPLGDAVEANAIKTIFGDHAASGDLALSSTKGAIGHLLGAAGSVEAIFTVLAIHHGVAPPTLNLEQPDPLFEGAFTPLAAARKMPIRAAISNSFGFGGTNTSLLFSSPP; this is translated from the exons ATGAGTTgcctccgccgcgctcgccacctccgcctccggcggagcctctcttcctcctcggtggcgggggcggcggcgctccctccgCCTCGCGCGTCCGCGGGCCGCCGCGTGGTCGTGACGGGGCTCGGCACCGTCACGCCGCTGGGCCGCGGCGTGGGCGCCACCTGGGACCGCCTCGTTGCGGGGAGGTGCGCGGtgcgcgcgctcgccgcggAGGACCTCCGCCTCCAGGGGGAGACGGCGGGTAGGACGCTCGAGCAGCTCCCGTCCagggtcgtcgccgccgtgccgcgCGGGAAGGGCGACGACGAGTTCGACGAGGAGGCGTGGACCAAG GATAAATCTATATCAGGATTTATATCCTATGCTCTCTGTGCAGCTGATGAGGCTTTGAGAGATGCAAATTGGTTGCCTTCGGAAgatgagaagaaagaaagaacg GGAGTTTCAATTGGCGGAGGGATTGGGAGCATCTCAGACATTTTAGATGCATCACAAATGATCATTGAAAAT CGTTTGCGTCGCCTCAGCCCATACTTCATACCGAAGATTCTGATCAACATGGCATCAGGCCATGTCAGCATAAGATATGGTTTCCAG GGTCCAAACCATGCTGCTGTGACAGCTTGTGCCACTGGTGCTCACTCTATTGGTGATGCTACACGGATGATCCAATTTGGAGATGCTGATGTGATGGTGGTTGGTGGAACAGAGTCCAGTATCGATGCTTTGTCTATAGCTGGATTTTCTAG gttAAGGGCATTGTCTACAAAATATAACTCCTCTCCATGTTCAGCTTCGAGGCCATTTGATTGTGGTAGAGATGGATTTGT GATTGGTGAAGGCTGTGGTGTCATGGTTTTGGAG GCACTTGATCATGCAAAGGAACGGGGTGCAAAAATTTATGCTGAAATTCGAGGCTATGGAATGTCTG GTGACGCGCACCACATAACTCAGCCACAACATGATGGTAGAGGTGCTATCTTAGCCATGAAGCGGGCTTTAGATCAG TCAGGGCTTAGTGCAAATGAAATTGATTATGTGAATGCACATGCAACATCAACTCCTCTTG GTGATGCTGTGGAGGCGAACGCGATCAAAACCATCTTTGGCGATCACGCTGCATCTGGTGATCTCGCATTATCCTCAACAAAG GGAGCAATCGGCCATCTGCTAGGGGCAGCTGGTTCAGTGGAAGCGATCTTCACCGTGCTAGCCATCCACCAT GGAGTTGCGCCGCCTACGCTCAACCTGGAGCAGCCGGACCCGCTGTTCGAAGGCGCGTTCACGCCATTGGCTGCCGCGAGGAAGATGCCGATACGAGCGGCCATCTCCAACTCTTTCGGGTTCGGTGGAACCAACACTTCCCTGCTGTTCTCGTCCCCGCCCTAG
- the LOC117859826 gene encoding fumarylacetoacetase, with product MAEARQLRSFVEVPAGSHFPIQNLPFGVFRRRQAQEPPRPAVAIGDFALDLAAVSDAGLFDGPALAGSPCFHQETLNMFLGMGRPAWKEARATLQRILSADEPVLRDNEALRKKCLVPMSDIEMVMPITVGGYTDFFCSVHHARNCGFIFRGPQTPVNPNWFHLPIGYNGRASSVVVSGTDVIRPRGQGHPTGNSTPYFGPSRKLDFELEMAAIVGPGNELGKPIDVNDAEENIFGLALMNDWSARDIQAWETIPLGPFLGKSFSTTISPWIVTLDALKPFTCEAPKQEPEPLPYLAEKNHINYDIPLEVWIKPKDQSDASIVAKTNFKHLYWTVTQQLAHHTINGCNMRPGDIFATGTLSGPEPESLGCLLELTWNGQKEIAVGNSTRKFLEDGDEVILTGCCKGEGYNIGFGTCTGKVLPALP from the exons atggcggaggcgagGCAGCTGCGGTCGTTCGTGGAGGTGCCGGCGGGTTCGCACTTCCCCATCCAGAACCTGCCCTTCGGGGTCTTCCGCCGGCGGCAGGCGCAGgagccgccgcgccccgcggTGGCAATCGGGGACTTcgcgctcgacctcgccgccgtcagCGACGCCGGGCTCTTCGACGGGCCCGCGCTCGCCGGCTCCCCGTGCTTCCACCAG GAGACGCTCAACATGTTCTTGGGGATGGGACGGCCGGCGTGGAAGGAGGCGCGCGCCACGCTCCAGAGAATCCTCTCGG CTGATGAACCAGTCTTGCGTGACAACGAAGCCCTCAGGAAGAAGTGTCTTGTACCAATG AGTGATATAGAGATGGTTATGCCAATCACTGTTGGAGGCTACACAGACTTCTTTTGTTCTGTTCACCATGCCAGGAATTGCGGATTTATCTTCCGCGGGCCGCAGACTCCAGTCAATCCAAATTG GTTTCATCTTCCAATAGGTTACAATGGACGGGCATCATCTGTAGTTGTGTCTGGAACAGATGTCATTCGACCCAG GGGACAAGGACATCCAACAGGAAACTCCACTCCTTATTTCGGTCCCTCTCGGAAGCTTGATTTTGAACTTGAGATG GCTGCCATTGTTGGTCCAGGGAATGAGTTGGGCAAACCTATTGATGTTAATGATGCTGAAGAAAATATTTTTGGCCTAGCTTTGATGAATGATTGGAGTG CCAGAGATATCCAGGCTTGGGAGACTATACCTCTTGGACCTTTCCTTGGGAAAAGCTTCA GTACTACAATATCGCCATGGATTGTCACTCTGGATGCTTTAAAGCCTTTCACCTGTGAGGCTCCTAAGCAG GAACCTGAGCCTTTGCCTTACTTAGCTGAAAAGAATCACATAAACTATGATATTCCTCTTGAA GTCTGGATTAAGCCCAAAGACCAAAGTGATGCCTCAATTGTTGCAAAGACTAATTTCAAACATTT GTATTGGACGGTGACGCAGCAGCTAGCACACCACACTATCAATGGATGCAACATGAGGCCAGGGGATATATTTGCAACCGGCACACTCAGTGGACCT GAACCTGAATCTCTGGGGTGTCTGCTGGAGCTAACATGGAACGGGCAGAAGGAGATAGCAGTTGGAAATTCGACCCGCAAGTTTCTAGAAGATGGGGATGAAGTCATCTTGACCGGCTGTTGCAAG GGTGAAGGCTACAACATTGGATTCGGAACCTGCACAGGGAAGGTTCTGCCGGCGCTTCCTTGA
- the LOC117847926 gene encoding exopolygalacturonase, translating into MAAVAAAEVAVPADGGAPSVPAGPLDIVHLGAKGDGKSDSTQAILKAWKNACDATGTHKIVIPAGNYLTGALELKGPCKSSIIIRLDGNLLGTGDLGAYKKNWIEIQNVDNFQINGHGTIDGQGPLVWKKNECQKSYNCKILPNSLVLDFVKNAQIRGITLLNSKFFHMNIYSSENVVVDKVTIKAPGDSPNTDGIHIGDSTNVTISGTTIGTGDDCISIGPGSKAIRVHGVRCGPGHGISVGSLGRYKDEKDVEDVKVTDCTLVGTSNGLRIKSYEDSKSSPKASKFLYEGVTMDNVSYPIIIDQKYCPNNICVKSGASKVAVSDVVFKNIHGTSNTPEAITLNCANNLPCQGVQLVNVDIKYNRSNNKTMSVCRNAAGKSIGVAKELACL; encoded by the exons atggcggcggtggccgcggcg gaggtggcggtgccggcggACGGAGGGGCGCCGTCGGTGCCGGCGGGCCCTCTGGACATCGTGCACCTGGGCGCCAAGGGCGACGGCAAGTCGGACAGCACGCAGGCGATCCTCAAGGCGTGGAAGAACGCGTGCGACGCGACGGGGACGCACAAGATCGTCATCCCCGCCGGCAACTACCTGACGGGCGCGCTGGAGCTGAAGGGCCCCTGCAAGTCCTCCATCATCATCCGCCTCGACGGCAACCTGCTCGGCACCGGCGACCTCGGCGCGTACAAGAAGAACTGGATCGAGATCCAGAACGTCGACAACTTCCAGATCAACGGCCACGGCACCATCGACGGGCAGGGCCCCCTCGTCTGGAAGAAGAACGAGTGCCAGAAGTCCTACAACTGCAAGATCCTCCCCAAC AGCTTGGTGCTGGACTTCGTGAAGAACGCGCAGATCCGCGGCATCACGCTGCTGAACAGCAAGTTCTTCCACATGAACATCTACTCGAGCGAGAACGTGGTGGTCGACAAGGTGACGATCAAGGCCCCCGGCGACAGCCCCAACACCGACGGCATCCACATCGGCGACTCCACCAACGTGACCATCTCCGGCACCACCATCGGCACCGGCGACGACTGCATCTCCATCGGCCCCGGCAGCAAGGCCATCCGCGTCCACGGCGTGCGCTGCGGGCCCGGCCACGGCATCAGCGTCGGCAGCCTGGGCCGGTACAAGGACGAGAAGGACGTGGAGGACGTGAAGGTCACCGACTGCACCCTCGTCGGCACCAGCAACGGCCTCCGCATCAAGTCCTACGAGGACTCCAAGTCGTCGCCCAAGGCCTCCAAGTTCCTCTACGAGGGGGTCACCATGGACAACGTCTCCTACCCCATCATCATCGACCAGAAGTACTGCCCCAACAACATCTGCGTCAAGTCCGGCGCCTCCAAGGTCGCCGTCTCCGACGTCGTCTTCAAGAACATCCACGGCACCTCCAACACGCCGGAGGCCATCACCCTCAACTGCGCCAACAACCTGCCATGCCAGGGCGTGCAGCTCGTCAACGTCGACATCAAGTACAACCGATCCAACAACAAGACCATGTCCGTCTGCAGGAACGCCGCCGGCAAGTCCATCGGCGTCGCAAAGGAGCTCGCCTGCCTCTGA
- the LOC117852718 gene encoding copper-transporting ATPase HMA4, with protein sequence MEQNGGSHLKEPLLPASSGASPAGASPRKERKTGKIMFSVRGISCASCAVSIETVVAGLKGVESIQVSPLQGQAVVQYRPEETDARTIKEAIEELNFEVDELHEQEIAVCRLRIKGMACTSCSESVERALQMVPGVKKAAVGLALEEAKVHYDPNVTSRDLIIEAVEDAGFGADLISSGDDVNKVHLKLEGLSSPEDTKLIQTALETAEGANHVEWDTVQQTIKVAYDPDITGPRLLIQCIQNAAQPPKCFNATLHSPPKQREAERNHEIRNYRNQFLWSCLFSVPVFLFSMVLPMISPYGDWLSYRICNNMTIGMLLRWLLCSPVQFIVGWRFYIGAYHALKRGYSNMDVLVALGTNAAYFYSVYIVLKALTSASFEGQDFFETSAMLVSFILLGKYLEVVAKGKTSDALSKLTELAPETACLLSFDKDGNVISETEISTQLLQRNDVIKIVPGTKVPVDGVVIKGQSHVNESMITGEARPIAKKPGDRVIGGTVNDNGCIIVKATHVGSETALSQIVQLVEAAQLARAPVQKLADKISRFFVPTVVVVAFLTWLGWFIPGQFHLYPAQWIPKGMDSFELALQFGISVLVVACPCALGLATPTAVMVATGKGASQGVLIKGGNALEKAHKIKAIIFDKTGTLTVGKPSVVQTKIFSKIPLLELCDLAAGAEANSEHPLSKAIVEHTKKLREQYGSHSDHMMESRDFEVHPGAGVSANVEGKLVLVGNKRLMQEFEIPLSPEVEAYMSETEELARTCVLVAIDKIICGALAVSDPLKPEAGHVISYLNSMGISSIMVTGDNWATAKSIAKEVGISQVFAEIDPVGKAEKIKDLQMQGLTVAMVGDGINDSPALAAADVGMAIGAGTDVAIEAADIVLMKSSLEDVITAIDLSRKTLSRIRLNYVWALGYNVLGMPVAAGVLFPFTGIRLPPWLAGACMAASSVSVVCSSLLLQLYKKPLHVEDAPRPTDGSDLV encoded by the exons ATGGAGCAGAATGGAGGGAGCCACCTCAAGGAGCCGCTACTCCCGGCGTCTTCTGGAGCTTCTCCTGCCGGTGCATCtccaaggaaggagaggaagacaGGGAAGATCATGTTCAGTGTCCGCGGCATCTCCTGCGCTTCCTGTGCCGTGTCGATAGAGACTGTTGTGGCGGGCTTGAAAGGGGTGGAGAGCATCCAGGTCTCCCCTCTTCAGGGCCAGGCTGTGGTTCAGTACAGGCCGGAGGAAACAGAT GCAAGAACCATAAAGGAGGCTATTGAGGAGCTCAACTTTGAGGTAGATGAACTTCATGAACAAGAAATTGCTGTTTGCAGGCTTCGGATAAAAGGAATGGCTTGTACAAGCTGTTCTGAATCTGTTGAACGAGCACTTCAAATGGTACCTGGAGTTAAAAAGGCTGCAGTGGGTCTTGCTCTAGAGGAAGCTAAAGTCCACTATGATCCAAATGTCACTAGTCGTGATCTTATAATTGAGGCTGTTGAAGATGCTGGATTTGGGGCTGATCTCATTAGTTCTGGTGACGATGTGAACAAGGTGCATCTAAAGCTTGAGGGTTTGAGTTCTCCAGAAGACACCAAACTCATTCAAACAGCACTGGAAACTGCAGAAGGGGCGAACCATGTTGAATGGGACACAGTACAGCAGACGATAAAAGTCGCATATGACCCTGATATCACTGGTCCAAGGTTACTTATTCAGTGCATTCAGAATGCTGCACAGCCCCCTAAATGCTTTAATGCTACCTTGCACTCACCACCGAAGCAAAGAGAAGCAGAGCGCAATCACGAAATTAGGAATTACAGGAACCAATTTCTCTGGAGCTGCCTGTTTTCGGTTCCTGTGTTCCTGTTCTCCATGGTTCTTCCTATGATTTCTCCTTATGGGGATTGGTTGTCTTATAGGATCTGCAACAACATGACGATAGGCATGCTACTACGGTGGTTGCTATGTTCCCCAGTTCAGTTTATTGTTGGTTGGAG ATTTTACATTGGAGCCTATCATGCACTGAAACGAGGATACTCAAACATGGATGTGCTGGTTGCTTTGGGAACCAATGCTGCCTACTTCTATTCTGTGTATATTGTTCTGAAAGCACTAACATCAGCCTCATTTGAAGGACAGGACTTTTTTGAAACAAGTGCTATGTTGGTATCTTTTATATTGCTGGGAAAATATCTGGAGGTGGTGGCAAAAGGAAAGACATCAGATGCATTGTCAAAATTGACAGAGCTTGCACCAGAAACAGCTTGTCTTCTTTCTTTTGACAAGGACGGAAATGTCATTTCAGAAACAGAGATCAGCACTCAGCTACTTCAAAGAAATGATGTCATCAAGATTGTGCCTGGCACAAAAGTCCCTGTTGATGGTGTTGTCATCAAAGGTCAAAGCCATGTCAATGAAAGTATGATAACTGGGGAAGCAAGGCCTATTGCAAAGAAACCTGGAGACAGG GTTATTGGTGGTACTGTAAACGATAACGGTTGCATAATTGTTAAGGCCACCCATGTCGGGTCAGAAACAGCTTTGTCGCAAATAGTGCAGTTGGTTGAAGCTGCTCAACTTGCAAGAGCTCCAGTGCAGAAGTTAGCAGACAAGATTTCACGGTTTTTTGTTCCAACT GTGGTGGTGGTTGCATTTCTTACATGGCTCGGCTGGTTCATACCTGGACAATTTCACCTCTACCCTGCACAATGGATTCCAAAGGGCATGGATAGTTTTGAGCTTGCTCTGCAGTTTGGAATTTCTGTCCTAGTTGTTGCATGCCCATGCGCTTTGGGACTCGCTACACCAACTGCTGTTATGGTTGCCACTGGGAAAGGTGCTTCTCAAGGTGTTCTCATTAAGGGTGGAAATGCACTAGAGAAAGCTCATAAG ATTAAAGCTATCATATTTGACAAAACTGGAACACTGACTGTTGGCAAACCTTCTGTCGTTCAAACTAAGATCTTCTCGAAGATACCGCTTCTAGAACTATGTGATTTGGCTGCTGGTGCTGAG GCAAACAGTGAGCATCCTTTATCAAAAGCTATTGTTGAGCACACAAAGAAGCTCAGGGAACAATATGGATCTCACAGTGATCACATGATGGAATCAAGGGACTTTGAGGTGCATCCAGGTGCAGGGGTCAGTGCCAATGTCGAAGGCAAGCTGGTTTTGGTTGGCAACAAAAGGCTCATGCAAGAATTTGAAATTCCACTGAGCCCTGAGGTGGAGGCATACATGTCTGAAACGGAAGAGCTTGCTAGGACCTGTGTTCTTGTTGCTATCGACAAGATTATTTGCGGGGCTCTTGCCGTGTCAGATCCTCTGAAACCTGAGGCAGGCCATGTCATTTCGTACCTTAATTCTATGGGCATATCCAGTATCATGGTGACAGGTGATAATTGGGCTACAGCTAAATCCATAGCAAAGGAAGTCGGGATCAGCCAGGTGTTTGCTGAGATCGATCCAGTTGGAAAAGCAGAAAAGATCAAGGACTTGCAG ATGCAAGGGTTGACGGTGGCAATGGTTGGTGACGGGATAAACGACTCGCCAGCCCTGGCGGCAGCAGATGTGGGCATGGCGATCGGCGCTGGCACGGATGTGGCCATCGAGGCTGCCGACATCGTCCTCATGAAGAGCAGCCTCGAGGACGTGATTACCGCCATCGATCTCTCGCGCAAGACCCTCTCCAGGATCCGGCTGAACTACGTCTGGGCCCTGGGCTACAACGTCCTGGGCATGCCCGTCGCGGCCGGCGTCCTGTTCCCGTTCACGGGCATCCGGCTTCCCCCCTGGCTCGCTGGTGCCTGCATGGCCGCATCGTCGGTGAGCGTCGTCTGCTCCTCGCTGCTCCTCCAGCTCTACAAGAAGCCCCTGCACGTGGAAGACGCGCCCAGGCCCACGGACGGCTCGGATTTGGTCTGA